From a single Azospirillum fermentarium genomic region:
- the thiS gene encoding sulfur carrier protein ThiS: MTAAAFIRVNGQPQPCPAGLTVAALAHAHGLEAGARGVAVALNGAVVPRGRWGETPLAPGDTVDIVRAFQGG, encoded by the coding sequence ATGACCGCCGCCGCTTTCATCCGCGTGAACGGTCAGCCCCAGCCGTGCCCGGCGGGGCTGACCGTCGCCGCCCTGGCCCACGCCCATGGCCTGGAGGCCGGGGCCCGCGGCGTGGCCGTGGCGCTGAACGGCGCCGTGGTACCGCGGGGCCGCTGGGGGGAAACCCCGCTGGCCCCCGGTGACACGGTGGACATCGTGCGCGCCTTCCAGGGCGGCTGA
- the thiG gene encoding thiazole synthase (functions in thiamine (vitamin B1) biosynthesis; in Bacillus subtilis this enzyme catalyzes the formation of thiazole from dehydroxyglycine and 1-deoxy-D-xylulose-5-phosphate and ThiS-thiocarboxylate), which yields MTDDALVIGGRRLTSRLFLGTAGYPSRTVMLNALEAGGAEVVTASIRRISLDGYAESLVDALGDRLLFLPNTAGCLTARDAVLTAQLAREALGTEWVKLEVIGDSELLYPDVEELLRATETLVADGFTVLPYCNDDPVTCRKLADAGAAAVMPLGAPIGSGLGIQNPHAIEVICARSPVPVILDAGIGTASDAALAMELGCSAVLLNTAVSKARDPVRMAAAMAGAVRAGRDARLAGRIPKRFGAEASSPQLGLIGS from the coding sequence ATGACCGACGACGCCCTTGTCATCGGGGGACGGCGGCTGACGTCGCGCCTGTTCCTCGGCACCGCCGGCTATCCCAGCCGCACCGTGATGCTGAACGCGCTGGAGGCCGGGGGAGCGGAGGTGGTCACCGCCTCCATCCGCCGCATCAGCCTGGACGGCTACGCGGAAAGCCTGGTGGACGCGCTGGGAGACCGGCTGCTGTTCCTGCCCAACACCGCCGGATGCCTGACCGCCCGCGACGCCGTGCTGACCGCCCAATTGGCGCGGGAGGCGCTGGGCACCGAGTGGGTCAAGCTGGAGGTGATCGGCGACAGCGAACTGCTCTATCCCGACGTGGAGGAGCTGTTGCGCGCCACCGAAACCCTGGTGGCCGACGGCTTTACTGTGCTGCCCTATTGCAACGACGATCCGGTGACCTGCCGCAAGCTGGCCGACGCCGGGGCGGCGGCGGTGATGCCGCTGGGCGCTCCCATCGGCTCCGGCCTCGGTATCCAGAATCCCCACGCCATCGAGGTCATCTGCGCCCGCAGCCCGGTGCCGGTGATCCTCGACGCCGGCATCGGCACCGCGTCGGATGCCGCCCTGGCCATGGAACTGGGGTGCTCGGCGGTGCTGCTCAACACCGCGGTGTCCAAGGCGCGCGACCCGGTGCGCATGGCCGCCGCCATGGCCGGGGCGGTGCGGGCCGGACGTGACGCGCGGCTGGCGGGGCGGATCCCCAAGCGCTTCGGGGCGGAGGCGTCCAGCCCCCAGCTCGGCCTGATCGGCTCTTGA
- a CDS encoding DUF484 family protein, giving the protein MGHTTGHPPSLPTEEEVSAYLRAHPDFLARHAELVHHLILPPPDRGGGNVVDLQGFMLGRLRDEVRALKEQHRALIATARANMNSQNRIHAAVLVLLDAPSFPRFVQTVTTDLAVILGVDVASLVIETNGPAPPSGSGVIPAAPGTVARLLGRRDVVLLSDTPGTPDIFGPGAGLVRSQALIRVQVTPETPPGLLAFGARDPVLFHESQATELIGFLARVVERCLRAWLDLPDDD; this is encoded by the coding sequence ATGGGCCACACCACCGGACATCCCCCGTCCCTCCCCACGGAGGAGGAGGTCAGCGCCTATCTCAGGGCGCATCCGGACTTCCTGGCCCGTCATGCCGAGCTGGTCCACCACCTGATCCTGCCGCCCCCCGACCGGGGCGGGGGCAACGTGGTGGACCTGCAGGGCTTCATGCTGGGGCGCCTGCGGGACGAGGTGCGGGCGCTGAAAGAGCAGCACCGCGCGCTGATCGCCACCGCACGCGCCAACATGAACAGCCAGAACCGCATCCACGCCGCGGTGCTGGTTCTGCTCGATGCCCCCAGCTTTCCCCGCTTCGTCCAGACCGTCACCACCGATCTGGCGGTGATCCTGGGGGTGGATGTGGCGTCGCTGGTGATCGAAACCAACGGCCCGGCGCCACCGTCCGGGTCGGGGGTCATCCCGGCGGCCCCCGGCACCGTGGCCCGCCTGTTGGGCCGGCGGGACGTTGTTCTGCTGTCCGACACCCCCGGCACGCCCGACATCTTCGGCCCCGGCGCCGGTCTGGTGCGCTCGCAAGCCCTGATCCGGGTGCAGGTGACGCCGGAAACGCCGCCCGGCCTTCTCGCCTTCGGGGCACGCGATCCGGTGCTGTTTCATGAAAGCCAGGCCACCGAACTGATCGGCTTCCTTGCCCGCGTGGTGGAACGCTGCCTGAGGGCATGGCTGGACCTGCCGGACGACGATTAG
- the thiO gene encoding glycine oxidase ThiO produces MDAPTSAIRPFSVSSHPSVAVVGAGVIGLSIAWTLARAGCRVSVFDRGPVGGGASNAAGGMLAACVESEPGEEALVPLARASQALWPGFAADLHAAGGIDPELRTEGTMVIARTADDLGRVRFLYDFQKGLGLPVEWLPGSEVRHREPFLAPGIGGAIFCHEDHQVDSRRLVAGLHSACVNAGVMVSAGVPVARLNHTDGRVTGVTVGDTAVTADVVVLAAGAWSRDLPGLTDAGRPPVRPVKGQMAAVRMSAAAPLLSHVVWTPGTYLIPRRDGRLIIGATTEEAGFDERLTAGGVMALLEGAWRALPGIADLPLEETWVGFRPTARDDAPILGTGPLDGLVYATGHHRNGILLTPITAQAIAALILEGEMPAVATPFALSRFHPARAA; encoded by the coding sequence ATGGACGCACCCACGTCCGCCATCCGTCCGTTCTCCGTTTCCTCCCACCCGTCCGTCGCCGTCGTCGGCGCCGGGGTGATCGGCCTGTCCATCGCCTGGACGCTGGCGCGGGCCGGCTGCCGGGTGTCGGTGTTCGACCGTGGCCCCGTCGGCGGCGGGGCCAGCAACGCCGCGGGCGGGATGCTGGCGGCCTGCGTCGAATCCGAACCGGGGGAGGAGGCGCTGGTTCCCCTGGCCCGCGCCAGTCAGGCGCTGTGGCCCGGCTTTGCCGCCGACCTGCACGCCGCCGGTGGCATCGACCCGGAACTGCGGACCGAGGGCACCATGGTCATCGCCCGCACCGCCGACGATCTGGGGCGGGTGCGGTTCCTCTATGATTTTCAGAAGGGGCTGGGGCTGCCGGTGGAATGGCTGCCGGGGAGCGAGGTGCGGCATCGTGAACCTTTCCTTGCTCCCGGCATCGGCGGTGCTATCTTTTGTCACGAAGACCATCAGGTTGACAGCCGCCGGTTGGTGGCGGGCCTGCACAGCGCCTGCGTGAACGCCGGGGTCATGGTGTCGGCGGGCGTGCCGGTCGCCCGTCTGAACCACACGGACGGGCGTGTTACAGGCGTAACGGTGGGGGATACCGCCGTAACGGCCGATGTGGTGGTCCTGGCCGCGGGGGCGTGGTCGCGGGATCTTCCGGGCTTGACGGACGCCGGCCGCCCCCCGGTGCGTCCGGTCAAGGGGCAGATGGCGGCGGTGCGCATGAGCGCCGCCGCCCCGCTCCTGTCCCATGTGGTGTGGACCCCCGGCACCTACCTCATTCCCCGCCGCGACGGGCGCCTGATCATCGGCGCCACGACGGAAGAGGCGGGGTTTGACGAACGCCTGACCGCCGGCGGGGTGATGGCCCTGCTGGAGGGGGCGTGGCGGGCGCTGCCCGGCATCGCCGACCTGCCGCTGGAGGAGACGTGGGTGGGCTTCCGCCCCACCGCGCGGGACGACGCGCCGATCCTCGGCACGGGTCCGCTGGACGGGCTGGTCTATGCCACCGGTCACCACCGCAACGGCATCCTGCTGACCCCCATCACGGCACAGGCCATCGCCGCCCTGATCCTGGAGGGGGAGATGCCGGCCGTGGCCACCCCCTTCGCCCTGTCCCGTTTTCACCCCGCGCGTGCCGCATGA
- a CDS encoding PaaI family thioesterase: MSDFQPRDPEWEARCRASLAAQPIVSALGMTIERLEPGFCEMHLPFRRDLTQQHGFFQAGVVAMLADNAGGYAAYSLMPAGTEVLAVEFKVNLMSPAKGEVMIARGRVLKSGRTLSVTAVEVFMRDGGKESLVAAMQQTCIGVAA, encoded by the coding sequence ATGAGCGACTTTCAGCCCCGTGATCCCGAGTGGGAGGCGCGCTGCCGCGCCAGTCTTGCCGCCCAGCCCATCGTGTCGGCGCTGGGCATGACCATCGAACGGCTGGAGCCGGGCTTTTGCGAAATGCACCTGCCGTTCCGCCGCGACCTGACGCAGCAGCACGGGTTCTTCCAGGCCGGCGTGGTGGCGATGCTGGCCGACAACGCCGGGGGCTACGCCGCCTATTCCCTGATGCCGGCGGGGACGGAGGTGCTGGCGGTGGAGTTCAAGGTCAATCTGATGTCGCCGGCCAAGGGGGAGGTGATGATCGCCCGCGGCCGGGTGCTGAAATCGGGCCGTACCCTGTCGGTCACGGCGGTGGAGGTGTTCATGCGCGACGGCGGTAAGGAATCCCTGGTCGCCGCCATGCAGCAGACCTGCATCGGCGTGGCGGCCTGA
- a CDS encoding MarC family protein has product MDAFVSALVVFLVVIDPPGLVPIFIALTQGFDARRKRLIALRGTALSLAVIVFFAYFGEMVLDALSIGMAAFRISGGALLFWIAFEMLFERRADRKESTADEARSEEEAHDLSVFPLAVPLIAGPGAITSTLLLMDRYGTGIAGQMSVLFAAGTVIAGLAVILMLADTVRRLLGRTIINTVTRVLGIVLAALAAQTVISGITAIYPPG; this is encoded by the coding sequence ATGGACGCGTTCGTCAGCGCGCTCGTCGTGTTCCTGGTGGTCATCGATCCGCCGGGGCTGGTACCGATCTTCATCGCCCTGACCCAAGGGTTCGACGCCCGCCGCAAGCGTCTGATCGCGCTGCGCGGCACGGCGCTGAGCTTGGCGGTGATCGTGTTCTTCGCCTATTTCGGCGAAATGGTGCTGGACGCGCTGTCCATCGGCATGGCGGCGTTCCGCATCTCGGGCGGGGCGCTGCTGTTCTGGATCGCGTTCGAGATGCTGTTCGAACGCCGCGCCGACCGCAAGGAAAGCACCGCCGACGAGGCCCGGTCGGAGGAAGAGGCCCACGACCTGTCGGTCTTCCCCCTGGCGGTGCCGCTGATCGCCGGGCCGGGGGCCATCACCTCCACCCTGCTGCTGATGGACCGTTACGGCACCGGAATCGCCGGGCAAATGTCGGTTCTTTTCGCTGCCGGAACGGTGATCGCCGGGCTGGCGGTGATCCTGATGCTGGCCGACACCGTGCGCCGCCTCTTGGGGCGGACCATCATCAACACCGTCACCCGCGTGCTGGGCATCGTGCTGGCCGCACTGGCGGCGCAGACGGTGATTTCCGGCATCACCGCCATCTATCCGCCGGGATAA